In the genome of Girardinichthys multiradiatus isolate DD_20200921_A chromosome 7, DD_fGirMul_XY1, whole genome shotgun sequence, one region contains:
- the LOC124871959 gene encoding gamma-crystallin M3-like, which yields MQYSSRSNNSSAAIMSTTDMNTRGKIVFYEDRNFQGRHYECMSDCADMSSYMSRCHSCRVESGCFMVYDRPNYMGNQYFFRRGEYADYMSMMGWRDCIRSCRMIPMYRGSYRMRIYERENFGGMMHECMDDCDNFMDRYRMSDCMSCHVMDGHWLMYEEPHYRGKMMYLRPGEYRSFREMGYGGTRFMSMRRIMDSFY from the exons ATGCAGTACAGTAGCAGGAGTAACAACTCATCTGCAGCCATCATGAGCACCACCGACATGAACACGAGGGGCAAG ATCGTCTTCTACGAGGACAGGAACTTCCAGGGTCGCCACTATGAGTGCATGAGCGACTGTGCTGACATGTCCTCCTACATGAGCAGGTGTCACTCCTGCAGGGTGGAGAGTGGATGCTTCATGGTCTACGACCGTCCCAACTATATGGGAAACCAGTATTTCTTCAGGAGGGGAGAGTACGCTGACTACATGAGCATGATGGGTTGGAGGGACTGCATCAGGTCTTGCCGTATGATTCCCATG TACAGGGGATCCTACAGGATGAGGATCTACGAGAGAGAGAACTTTGGCGGTATGATGCATGAGTGTATGGACGATTGTGATAACTTCATGGACCGCTACCGCATGTCTGACTGCATGTCCTGCCACGTGATGGACGGTCATTGGCTGATGTATGAGGAGCCCCACTACAGAGGCAAGATGATgtacctgaggcctggagagtACAGGAGCTTTAGGGAGATGGGATATGGAGGCACGAGGTTCATGAGCATGAGGAGGATCATGGATTCCTTCTACTAA